The Desmodus rotundus isolate HL8 chromosome 3, HLdesRot8A.1, whole genome shotgun sequence genome includes a region encoding these proteins:
- the LRP8 gene encoding low-density lipoprotein receptor-related protein 8 isoform X6, giving the protein MGRPKRGALRPLALLLLLLLRPQHPVAADPLHGSQGLVKECEENQFRCQNERCIPSVWRCDEDDDCLDNSDEDDCPKKTCTDSDFTCDNGHCIPERWKCDGEEECSDGSDEVEATCTKQVCPAEKLSCGPTSHKCVPASWRCDGEKDCESGADEAGCATLCAPHEFQCSNRSCLAAVFVCDGDDDCGDGSDERGCAGPACGPREFRCGGEGGACIPERWVCDRQFDCEDRSDEAAELCGRAGPGATSTPAACAAAQFPCRSGECVHLGWRCDGDRDCKDKSDEADCPLGTCRGDEFQCGDGTCVPPIKRCNQEQDCPDGSDEAGCLKEPTCEGPRRFQCKSGECVDGGKVCDSQRDCRDWSDEPLKECVMPTSRGNRRRPRGKGGHSLRMAQAGGLNECLHNNGGCSHICTDLKIGFECTCPAGYQLLDQKTCGDVDECEDPDACSQICVNYKGYFKCECHPGYEMDSVTKNCKAVAGRSPSLIFTNRHEVRRIDLVKRDYSRLIPMLKNVVALDVEVATNRIYWCDLSYRKIYSAYMDKASDPAEQEVLIDEQLHSPEGLAVDWVHKHIYWTDSGNKTISVATIDGGRRCTLFSHDLSEPRAIAVDPLRGFMYWSDWGYQAKIEKSGLNGADRQTLVSDSIEWPNGITLDLLTQRLYWVDSKLHQLSSIDFSGGNRKMLISSPDFLSHPFGIAVFEDKVFWTDLENEAIFSANRLNGLEISILAENLNNPHDIVVFHELKQPRAADACELTAQPNGGCEYLCLPAPQISGHSPKYSCACPDTMWLGPDMKRCYRAPQSTSTTTLASTTTRTVSDSTGAPESPAHSPTDQNHSTETPSLAAAVPSSVNAPRAPGISPSTPSPATSNHSQHYGNEGGKMGSTVTAAVIGVLVPMAVIALLCMSGYLIWRNWKRKNTKSMNFDNPVYRKTTEEEDEDELHIGRTAQIGHVYPARVALSLEDDGLP; this is encoded by the exons CCAAGAAGACCTGCACAGACAGTGACTTCACCTGTGACAACGGCCACTGCATCCCCGAGCGCTGGAAGTGTGACGGCGAGGAGGAGTGTTCCGACGGCTCCGACGAGGTCGAGGCCACTTGCA CAAAACAGGTGTGTCCTGCAGAGAAGCTGAGCTGTGGACCCACCAGCCACAAGTGTGTGCCCGCCTCGTGGCGCTGTGACGGGGAGAAGGACTGCGAGAGTGGAGCGGATGAGGCTGGCTGTGCCACCT TGTGCGCCCCGCACGAGTTCCAGTGCAGCAACCGCTCATGCCTGGCCGCCGTGTTCGTGTGCGACGGCGACGACGACTGCGGCGACGGCAGCGACGAGCGCGGCTGCGCTGGCCCGGCCTGCGGACCCCGCGAGTTCCGCTGCGGCGGCGAGGGCGGCGCCTGCATCCCGGAGCGCTGGGTCTGCGACCGCCAGTTCGACTGCGAGGACCGCTCGGACGAGGCGGCCGAGCTCTGCGGCCGCGCCGGCCCCGGGGCCACGTCCACGCCGGCCGCCTGCGCCGCCGCCCAGTTCCCCTGCCGCAGCGGCGAGTGCGTGCACCTGGGCTGGCGCTGCGACGGCGACCGCGACTGCAAGGACAAGTCGGACGAGGCCGACTGCC CACTGGGGACCTGCCGTGGGGATGAATTCCAGTGTGGGGATGGGACCTGTGTCCCTCCAATCAAGCGCTGCAACCAGGAACAGGACTGTCCGGATGGGAGTGACGAAGCTGGCTGCCTAAAGG AACCAACATGTGAGGGTCCCCGCAGATTTCAGTGTAAGAGTGGAGAGTGCGTGGACGGCGGGAAAGTGTGTGATTCTCAGAGGGACTGCCGGGACTGGTCGGATGAGCCTCTGAAAGAGTGTG TTATGCCAACATCCCGGGGAAACAGGAGGAGGCCCAGGGGTAAAGGGGGACATTCCCTACGCATGGCtcaggctggag GGCTGAATGAGTGTCTGCACAACAATGGCGGCTGCTCCCACATCTGCACTGACCTCAAGATCGGCTTCGAGTGCACCTGCCCGGCGGGCTACCAGCTCCTGGACCAGAAGACCTGTGGCG ACGTGGACGAGTGCGAGGACCCCGATGCCTGCAGCCAGATCTGTGTCAATTACAAGGGCTACTTTAAGTGCGAGTGCCACCCTGGCTACGAGATGGACTCAGTGACCAAGAACTGCAAGGCCGTCG CTGGCAGAAGCCCGTCCCTGATCTTCACCAACCGGCACGAAGTGCGGAGGATAGACCTGGTGAAGCGGGACTACTCGCGCCTCATCCCCATGCTCAAGAATGTCGTGGCGCTGGACGTCGAAGTTGCTACCAATCGCATCTACTGGTGTGACCTCTCTTACCGCAAGATCTACAG CGCCTACATGGACAAGGCCAGCGACCCGGCGGAGCAGGAGGTCCTCATCGATGAGCAGCTGCACTCTCCGGAGGGCCTGGCGGTGGACTGGGTCCACAAGCACATCTACTGGACGGACTCAGGCAACAAGACCATCTCTGTGGCCACCATCGATGGCGGCCGCCGCTGCACTCTTTTCAGCCATGACCTCAGTGAACCCCGGGCCATCGCCGTTGACCCCCTGCGAGG GTTCATGTACTGGTCTGACTGGGGGTACCAGGCCAAGATTGAGAAGTCTGGGCTCAATGGCGCAGATCGGCAAACACTGGTGTCAGACAGTATCGAGTGGCCCAATGGAATCACCCTGG ACTTGCTGACCCAGCGCTTGTACTGGGTAGACTCCAAACTGCACCAGCTGTCCAGCATCGACTTCAGCGGAGGCAACAGAAAGATGCTCATTTCCTCCCCTGACTTCCTGAGCCACCCTTTTGGGATAGCTGTGTTTGAG GACAAGGTGTTCTGGACAGACTTGGAGAACGAGGCCATTTTCAGTGCAAATCGGCTCAATGGCCTGGAAATCTCCATCCTAGCCGAGAACCTCAATAACCCACATGACATTGTCGTCTTCCACGAGCTGAAGCAGCCGAGAG CTGCTGACGCCTGCGAGCTGACTGCCCAGCCCAATGGAGGCTGCGAGTACCTGTGCCTTCCTGCTCCTCAGATCTCCGGCCACTCTCCCAAGTATTCGTGTGCCTGTCCCGACACAATGTGGCTGGGCCCAGACATGAAGAGGTGCTACCGAG CACCTCAATCTACCTCAACCACGACGTTAGCCTCTACCACGACGAGGACAGTGTCCGACTCCACAGGAGCCCCGGAGAGCCCCGCCCACAGCCCCACCGACCAGAACCACAGCACGGAGACGCCCAGCCTGGCAGCTGCCGTCCCAAGCTCTGTTAACGCCCCCAGGGCTCCCGGCATCAGCCCGTCCACCCCAAGCCCTGCAACCAGCAACCACTCCCAGCACT ATGGGAATGAAGGTGGCAAGATGGGTTCAACAGTCACCGCTGCCGTCATCGGCGTCCTTGTGCCCATGG CGGTAATAGCCCTCCTGTGCATGAGTGGCTACCTGATCTGGAGAAACTGGAAGCGGAAGAACACCAAAAGCATGAACTTTGACAACCCAGTgtacaggaaaacaacagaagaAGAGGATGAAGATGAGCTCCACATAGGGAGGACTGCTCAGATTGGCCATGTCTATCCTGCA CGAGTGGCGTTAAGCCTTGAAGATGACGGACTGCCCTGA
- the LRP8 gene encoding low-density lipoprotein receptor-related protein 8 isoform X9, with the protein MGRPKRGALRPLALLLLLLLRPQHPVAADPLHGSQGLVKECEENQFRCQNERCIPSVWRCDEDDDCLDNSDEDDCPKKTCTDSDFTCDNGHCIPERWKCDGEEECSDGSDEVEATCTKQVCPAEKLSCGPTSHKCVPASWRCDGEKDCESGADEAGCATSLGTCRGDEFQCGDGTCVPPIKRCNQEQDCPDGSDEAGCLKEPTCEGPRRFQCKSGECVDGGKVCDSQRDCRDWSDEPLKECVMPTSRGNRRRPRGKGGHSLRMAQAGGLNECLHNNGGCSHICTDLKIGFECTCPAGYQLLDQKTCGDVDECEDPDACSQICVNYKGYFKCECHPGYEMDSVTKNCKAVAGRSPSLIFTNRHEVRRIDLVKRDYSRLIPMLKNVVALDVEVATNRIYWCDLSYRKIYSAYMDKASDPAEQEVLIDEQLHSPEGLAVDWVHKHIYWTDSGNKTISVATIDGGRRCTLFSHDLSEPRAIAVDPLRGFMYWSDWGYQAKIEKSGLNGADRQTLVSDSIEWPNGITLDLLTQRLYWVDSKLHQLSSIDFSGGNRKMLISSPDFLSHPFGIAVFEDKVFWTDLENEAIFSANRLNGLEISILAENLNNPHDIVVFHELKQPRAADACELTAQPNGGCEYLCLPAPQISGHSPKYSCACPDTMWLGPDMKRCYRAPQSTSTTTLASTTTRTVSDSTGAPESPAHSPTDQNHSTETPSLAAAVPSSVNAPRAPGISPSTPSPATSNHSQHYGNEGGKMGSTVTAAVIGVLVPMAVIALLCMSGYLIWRNWKRKNTKSMNFDNPVYRKTTEEEDEDELHIGRTAQIGHVYPAAISSFDRPLWAEPCLGETRELEDPAPALKELFVLPGEPRSQLHQLPKNPLSELPVVKCKRVALSLEDDGLP; encoded by the exons CCAAGAAGACCTGCACAGACAGTGACTTCACCTGTGACAACGGCCACTGCATCCCCGAGCGCTGGAAGTGTGACGGCGAGGAGGAGTGTTCCGACGGCTCCGACGAGGTCGAGGCCACTTGCA CAAAACAGGTGTGTCCTGCAGAGAAGCTGAGCTGTGGACCCACCAGCCACAAGTGTGTGCCCGCCTCGTGGCGCTGTGACGGGGAGAAGGACTGCGAGAGTGGAGCGGATGAGGCTGGCTGTGCCACCT CACTGGGGACCTGCCGTGGGGATGAATTCCAGTGTGGGGATGGGACCTGTGTCCCTCCAATCAAGCGCTGCAACCAGGAACAGGACTGTCCGGATGGGAGTGACGAAGCTGGCTGCCTAAAGG AACCAACATGTGAGGGTCCCCGCAGATTTCAGTGTAAGAGTGGAGAGTGCGTGGACGGCGGGAAAGTGTGTGATTCTCAGAGGGACTGCCGGGACTGGTCGGATGAGCCTCTGAAAGAGTGTG TTATGCCAACATCCCGGGGAAACAGGAGGAGGCCCAGGGGTAAAGGGGGACATTCCCTACGCATGGCtcaggctggag GGCTGAATGAGTGTCTGCACAACAATGGCGGCTGCTCCCACATCTGCACTGACCTCAAGATCGGCTTCGAGTGCACCTGCCCGGCGGGCTACCAGCTCCTGGACCAGAAGACCTGTGGCG ACGTGGACGAGTGCGAGGACCCCGATGCCTGCAGCCAGATCTGTGTCAATTACAAGGGCTACTTTAAGTGCGAGTGCCACCCTGGCTACGAGATGGACTCAGTGACCAAGAACTGCAAGGCCGTCG CTGGCAGAAGCCCGTCCCTGATCTTCACCAACCGGCACGAAGTGCGGAGGATAGACCTGGTGAAGCGGGACTACTCGCGCCTCATCCCCATGCTCAAGAATGTCGTGGCGCTGGACGTCGAAGTTGCTACCAATCGCATCTACTGGTGTGACCTCTCTTACCGCAAGATCTACAG CGCCTACATGGACAAGGCCAGCGACCCGGCGGAGCAGGAGGTCCTCATCGATGAGCAGCTGCACTCTCCGGAGGGCCTGGCGGTGGACTGGGTCCACAAGCACATCTACTGGACGGACTCAGGCAACAAGACCATCTCTGTGGCCACCATCGATGGCGGCCGCCGCTGCACTCTTTTCAGCCATGACCTCAGTGAACCCCGGGCCATCGCCGTTGACCCCCTGCGAGG GTTCATGTACTGGTCTGACTGGGGGTACCAGGCCAAGATTGAGAAGTCTGGGCTCAATGGCGCAGATCGGCAAACACTGGTGTCAGACAGTATCGAGTGGCCCAATGGAATCACCCTGG ACTTGCTGACCCAGCGCTTGTACTGGGTAGACTCCAAACTGCACCAGCTGTCCAGCATCGACTTCAGCGGAGGCAACAGAAAGATGCTCATTTCCTCCCCTGACTTCCTGAGCCACCCTTTTGGGATAGCTGTGTTTGAG GACAAGGTGTTCTGGACAGACTTGGAGAACGAGGCCATTTTCAGTGCAAATCGGCTCAATGGCCTGGAAATCTCCATCCTAGCCGAGAACCTCAATAACCCACATGACATTGTCGTCTTCCACGAGCTGAAGCAGCCGAGAG CTGCTGACGCCTGCGAGCTGACTGCCCAGCCCAATGGAGGCTGCGAGTACCTGTGCCTTCCTGCTCCTCAGATCTCCGGCCACTCTCCCAAGTATTCGTGTGCCTGTCCCGACACAATGTGGCTGGGCCCAGACATGAAGAGGTGCTACCGAG CACCTCAATCTACCTCAACCACGACGTTAGCCTCTACCACGACGAGGACAGTGTCCGACTCCACAGGAGCCCCGGAGAGCCCCGCCCACAGCCCCACCGACCAGAACCACAGCACGGAGACGCCCAGCCTGGCAGCTGCCGTCCCAAGCTCTGTTAACGCCCCCAGGGCTCCCGGCATCAGCCCGTCCACCCCAAGCCCTGCAACCAGCAACCACTCCCAGCACT ATGGGAATGAAGGTGGCAAGATGGGTTCAACAGTCACCGCTGCCGTCATCGGCGTCCTTGTGCCCATGG CGGTAATAGCCCTCCTGTGCATGAGTGGCTACCTGATCTGGAGAAACTGGAAGCGGAAGAACACCAAAAGCATGAACTTTGACAACCCAGTgtacaggaaaacaacagaagaAGAGGATGAAGATGAGCTCCACATAGGGAGGACTGCTCAGATTGGCCATGTCTATCCTGCA GCAATCAGCAGCTTTGATCGCCCACTGTGGGCAGAGCCCTGTCTTGGGGAGACCAGAGAACTGGaagacccagcccctgccctcaaggagcttttTGTCTTGCCGGGAGAACCAAGGTCACAGCTGCACCAACTCCCGAAGAACCCTCTTTCCGAACTGCCTGTCGTCAAGTGCAAG CGAGTGGCGTTAAGCCTTGAAGATGACGGACTGCCCTGA